Genomic segment of Tursiops truncatus isolate mTurTru1 chromosome 5, mTurTru1.mat.Y, whole genome shotgun sequence:
ACACGTTGATGGACCACTGGGTTTTTGGTGAGGCAATGTGCAAGTTGAACCCTTTCGTACAGTGTGTTTCCATCACTGTGTCTATCTTCTCTCTGGTCCTCATTGCCGTGGAACGGCATCAGCTGATCATCAATCCACGGGGCTGGAGACCAAGTAATAGACATGCTTACGTAGGCATTGCTGTCATCTGGGTCCTTGCTGTGGCttcttctctgcccttcctgATCTACCAAGTATTGACGGATGAACCGTTCCAGAATGTGACCCTTGATGCGTTCAAGGACAAGTACGTCTGCTTTGATAAATTTCCATCAGACTCTCACCGGTTGTCTTACACCACTCTTCTCTTGGTGCTGCAGTATTTTGGCCCactctgttttatatttatttgctaCTTCAAGGTAAGAAAACTCCCACCCCCCCCGCCACCATTTccatttttaccttctttctccAAGAGTCCTCATTCAATGAGTGATTCTAtttgaactctttattttttccctcctgtAGATATATATAcgcttaaaaagaagaaacaacatgATGGACAAGATGAGAGACAGTAAGTACAGGTCCAGCGAAACCAAAAGAATCAACGTCATGCTGCTGTCCATCGTGGTGGCGTTTGCGGTCTGCTGGCTGCCGCTCACCATCTTCAACACTGTGTTCGACTGGAATCATCAGATCATTGCTACGTGCAACCATAATCTgttattcctgctctgccacctcACAGCCATGATCTCCACCTGTGTCAACCCCATATTTTATGGCTTCCTGAACAAAAACTTCCAGAGAGACCTGCAGTTCTTCTTTAACTTTTGTGATTTCCGGTCTCAGGATGACGACTACGAGACCATCGCCATGTCCACCATTCACACGGATGTTTCTAAGACGTCTCTGAAGCAACCAAGCCCAGTCATGCTTAAAAAGATCCACAGTGATGATAATGAAACAATCTGAACCTGCCGTAGCATTTGGTCCCAGGTGACATCTGCTTAAAACCAAGCACAACCTGCAAAGACTTTAATTCCCTGTTCTCCCAAGGAATAGGGTTGAAATCATTGAAGAAAGATCAAGATTTTCTTGTCTTGCTTTTTACTGCTTTTGTAGTAGCTGTCATAATTATATTTGCAACAAAACGTGTGGGCTTTGGAATCTTCTGGTGATGGTTTTGACCAGACATCTTTGAAGTGCTTTTTTGTAAACTTATGCATAGAATAGAAAGgcttttatattgtatttattagAAGGAAATTTCTTTAAAGTATTACTGTTCACTGACTTCAGAAGCACTACACCTGATGCTCTCGCTTGATTGGGCCATCCTTGTTCGATGAGATCGTCAGTAGATTGGGCAGTCCTGTGTAAGGCTAGGCGTCAAGCTTCAGCCTGTTACAGAGGTGATGGCATGCAAAAGCAGCATTCAGGGTGTGAGCTAAAAGAGAGTCTGTGTCCTCTATGCCTAGTCTGAAGTCATTCAAaagtgatttgcatttttttgaaAGTTTAAGACAGGATTTCATTTGCTCCTAATTGATTATCACGtaagataaaaaatacatttaaaaatacttctcagCTGTGAATATCTTGGGGAATTGGGCCACCCACAAAGATTAAGTGGGACAGCAGTTCCCTaactttaaaactattttggTACCTGACAACCAAATGATTTCAGAGCAGTTCGTTTAACAAGTAAATTAGTATTGCTGCATATGGTTGgattatatttatttgaattgaTGGTCAAGAGGCTTTCCATTCTTCACAGACAGTGTTTGTCAAGCTTCCTAGCATAAATACACACGTAATTCAGAGGCATTTATTTCCAGCTTACAATATATATAACCACAAAGTGTATTTTCTATACATCAGTGCCTATATACTAACTCATTTTTAACTTTCAATGTCCATCTTTCAAAGGACACCAAGGTACAGTGTTGAAAGAATGTCCACCCTGGATAGCAGGGGTAAATACAGGAAAACTGAAGACACCTCACGTAGCTCATCTTAACTTGTGTGAACTGTGTGCCTGTGGAATCTTACCTATCATGCACTATGTACTGAGGGGTTGTGTCGTGTTAATATACTTCATTTCATGTACCTGTAATCATGATTGAGCCTCAGAATCATTGGGAgggaagatattttaaagaacaaGACATATCTTTGATGTATTATACAGACATAGTATTAAATGTGTTTGATTTTAGAAGGGcagacattttctttattaaaattgtttctgctttttctgaATAGTCTCTTTTGTGACTCTCTttagcttcttctttttttttttttttccttttttagccTCTTGTCTTCCCTCCCATGAAGTTCTGCAGCATCCTCTGTCTGCTTGCTGATGAAGCATTTTCTACCCTGTGGTATAACCCTTGATGgtccagcctctctccttggcttcctGAAGCTTCATGAAGAGACTGTTTTACATGATTCTGTGTCTCAGTGCATTTAGCAAAGTGCCAAGTAcctagaaggtttttttttttaaaaaaaatttttaaacaattgaatgaataaataatgacaCAAATCCTTCCCTCTTATTATTGATCGTACTGACTTTACATTCTGAAATTTTCTTGGACTCCTCCTCCTAGGTTCATCTTTAGCAAGGaggtgttttctcttttattatgtCACTTTCTAAACTAAGCAAAATGACATTTTAGATTTTAGAAACTTGCACGATTTGTCTTGTAAGACAAGTATTAGTCTTTTGCATTGAATGTTAATATGAGTTCAAATTATAGCCTAAGAATGACTTTTagttaacaaaggaaaaaaaattctaaaaccaACCTTTAATGTGTATTGGAAAATATCATCATCTTTCCTTACCAAAACCTGGAATTTGAAACTACCTGGTGTTTTCTGCTTTGGGGGATGAATGGGagattttgtctttctctactTAGGTGCTATGGAAACAAACTGCTGCTTGAGAACAGCCTGAAAATGCAGGTGCATTCTTGATAGCACATTTGCTGAGATACCATTTCTAAAATCTTCATTTAGCCATGTAGGCTGCTGATTCCTTAGCTTTTCATAAATAATGACCTGAATACCAAATTCTTCTCTTTTATCCAAAGACTTCGATGAACTAGTGGTAAAGTCTAGGGTCGACCACAGATCCACtgtgattcaagaagaaataaacatgcatgttaaatacaaacaaaccaggacttccctggtggcgcagtggttaagaatccacctgccaatgcagggaacacgggttcgatccctggtcagggaagatcccacacggcgcagagcagctaagcccctgcacaactactgagcctgcgctctagagcccgcgagccacaactactgcaatgagaagcccacgcactgcaaggaagagtagcccccgctcaccgcaactagaaaaagcccgtgcgcagcaatgaagacccaacacagccaaaaataaataaataaataaatttatttaaaaaataaataaatacaaacaaaccaTTGGGTTTTCTTTAGAATAAAACTCAATTGTTGGCTTAGTACAAGAGCATAATTATAATGTAGCTTATACAAATTTAGAAGAAGATAATAGCCAGCATTTTAAAACACCTGTGCATGTACTATGTCAAGGGCTTAAGTACCTGGGAGGATGCATGACTGATGTGACCACATTACAGAAGAGACAACCGAAACTCAAGTTGAAAAACTTGAGCCCCTCCCTGCGTAGCAGGTGCAGCAGGAACAAAACTAAGGTCTGGCCAGTGACACCAAGCCCATCAGTGTGCCGAACCTATGATAGAGTTTTAGGAGatcatttatctttctttccttacaAGGGACGTTATTAGGACATAA
This window contains:
- the NPY1R gene encoding neuropeptide Y receptor type 1, with translation MNSTIFSQVENHSIYYNFSEKNSQFLAFENDDCHLPLAMIFTLALAYGAVIILGVSGNLALIIIILKQKELRNVTNILIVNLSFSDLLVAIMCLPFTFVYTLMDHWVFGEAMCKLNPFVQCVSITVSIFSLVLIAVERHQLIINPRGWRPSNRHAYVGIAVIWVLAVASSLPFLIYQVLTDEPFQNVTLDAFKDKYVCFDKFPSDSHRLSYTTLLLVLQYFGPLCFIFICYFKIYIRLKRRNNMMDKMRDSKYRSSETKRINVMLLSIVVAFAVCWLPLTIFNTVFDWNHQIIATCNHNLLFLLCHLTAMISTCVNPIFYGFLNKNFQRDLQFFFNFCDFRSQDDDYETIAMSTIHTDVSKTSLKQPSPVMLKKIHSDDNETI